The Branchiostoma lanceolatum isolate klBraLanc5 chromosome 10, klBraLanc5.hap2, whole genome shotgun sequence genome has a window encoding:
- the LOC136443193 gene encoding uncharacterized protein, with product MNGCLSHPCQYGGTCHPIGLSRYYCRCTDGYISRDCDPNETRPPPRPDPCSSRPCRNGGVCVSDGPTFSCVCRDGYHGDVCQTVVRRPAPTEPPEAEPSFLLHRVVIPAVVSLLFGIVFLAVLRRCSDKAGFQVSPEEPEEKVEHFSTSEDEEDEEGCEFDDEGLGPSVENSFLIENNEVENCVESGAEPQDIPQDIPPDVPEDVPPVVPHKKVEGVAPRDTLSERKWLAQIKKVALKLRRHRSLERF from the exons ATGAACGGCTGCCTGTCCCACCCGTGCCAGTACGGAGGAACCTGCCACCCTATCGGTCTGTCCCGGTACTACTGCAGGTGCACGGACGGCTACATCTCCAGGGACTGCGATCCCA ACGAGACCCGGCCGCCGCCCAGACCCGACCCCTGCTCCAGTCGGCCATGTCGGAACGGCGGCGTCTGTGTGTCGGACGGACCGACCTTCAGCTGTGTCTGCAGAGACGGTTACCATGGCGACGTGTGTCAGACTGTCGTCCGACGGCCTGCTCCGACAG AACCGCCCGAGGCCGAACCGTCCTTCCTGCTACACCGCGTAGTCATACCCGCTGTCGTGTCACTCCTGTTCGGAATCGTCTTCCTGGCCGTCTTAAGACGATGCAGCGACAAGGCGGGCTTCCAGGTTTCCCCTGAGGAGCCGGAGGAGAAAGTAGAACATTTCTCTACAAGCGAAGACGAAGAAGACGAAGAGGGCTGCGAATTCGACGACGAAGGTCTCGGACCGTCTGTCGAGAACAGTTTCTTAATAGAGAACAATGAAGTAGAAAACTGTGTAGAGTCGGGCGCGGAGCCTCAAGACATTCCTCAAGACATTCCTCCAGATGTACCTGAAGATGTTCCTCCGGTTGTACCGCATAAGAAAGTTGAAGGCGTTGCGCCGAGAGATACGCTGTCGGAAAGAAAATGGCTGGCGCAGATTAAGAAAGTGGCGCTAAAGCTCAGAAGACATAGATCTTTGGAAAGGTTCTAG
- the LOC136443789 gene encoding protein draper-like, with product MAATTSFSCFFLLASCVLHLAASYPDLVLVNRYPYVQDDGTAEMYCVSNFVDADLNWNLLPTLGRDAQEMIDNQDRWLAGGAVPSPFAMTGRLFGINADAEGFRAGAWNCSDDGQGFGAWVIGVTNFRSTAIKPLKVTQTVNEGDRGVNLIMNQTVPEAFTKRWNRGPNVIGSSDTLSLSLDEKRGGNTLEQFVSPGRGVLDCYQQGQREDPTKAGMMRVIVRSCPEGKFGGGCTDDCPRCYNGGMCHDETGECICPPGFKGRNCEEPCGGNKFGVNCTHDCKRPHRDDQCMELLLSCGGNKFGVNCTHDCKRPHRDDQCMELLLCMPDPWGCTCATGFRGDECDEFCPQGRFGADCNQRCNCKNDSNCNIYTGRCPEGCREGWKGATCQEECAPGEFGSDCLLPCHCLNDETCDGATGHCPPGCAAGWLGPSCQEPDDCVTNECLNGATCNDLRDAYNCSCPIGWIGRFCETMTPEPCRDLKPCENGATCVALSEEEYRCDCAETYEGQHCEVQNLPEEAGSPVGAIVGALVAVLLIGGIAGAAYYFLKVKKSKGNEGRVSPEAQAESDEE from the exons ATGGCGGCGACgacttcattctcctgcttctTTTTACTCGCATCTTGTGTGCTGCATTTGGCAG CCTCCTACCCGGACCTGGTGCTTGTGAACCGATATCCGTACGTGCAGGACGATGGGACGGCGGAAATGTACTGCGTGTCCAACTTCGTCGATGCCG atctgaactgGAACCTACTGCCCACCCTGGGTAGAGACGCGCAAGAGATGATTGACAACCAGGACCGCTGGCTCGCCGGAGGAGC GGTGCCCTCCCCATTCGCCATGACCGGCCGGCTGTTCGGCATCAACGCGGACGCGGAGGGATTCCGCGCAGGCGCATGGAACTGCTCCGACGACGGACAGGGGTTCGGGGCATGGGTCATCGGGGTCACCAACTTCCGCAGCA CCGCCATCAAACCGCTTAAAGTGACGCAGACGGTGAACGAGGGAGACCGCGGGGTGAACCTCATCATGAACCAGACTGTCCCTGAAGCCTTCACCAAAAG gtGGAACCGCGGTCCAAACGTGATCGGCAGCTCGGACACCCTGTCCCTGAGCCTGGACGAGAAGCGCGGCGGGAACACGCTCGAACAGTTTGTGAGCCCGGGCCGGGGCGTGCTGGACTGCTACCAGCAGGGGCAGAGAGAGGACCCGACCAAGGCCGGCATGATGCGTGTCATCGTCAGAT CGTGTCCTGAGGGGAAGTTCGGCGGGGGCTGTACGGATGACTGCCCGAGGTGCTACAACGGCGGGATGTGCCATGACGAGACGGGGGAGTGCATCTGCCCGCCCGGGTTCAAGGGGCGCAACTGTGAAGAAC CCTGCGGAGGTAACAAGTTCGGAGTGAACTGTACGCACGACTGCAAGCGGCCCCACCGCGATGACCAGTGCATGGAGCTGCTCCTTT CCTGCGGAGGTAACAAGTTCGGAGTGAACTGTACGCACGACTGTAAGCGGCCCCACCGCGATGACCAGTGCATGGAGCTACTGCTCTGCATGCCGGACCCCTGGGGATGCACCTGCGCTACCGGATTCCGCGGGGACGAATGCGACGAGT TCTGCCCACAGGGAAGGTTCGGAGCCGACTGTAACCAGAGGTGTAACTGTAAAAACGACTCGAACTGCAACATCTACACGGGCCGCTGTCCGGAGGGGTGCAGGGAGGGATGGAAGGGCGCCACGTGTCAGGAGG AGTGCGCCCCCGGCGAGTTCGGGTCAGACTGCCTGCTGCCGTGCCACTGCCTGAACGACGAGACGTGTGACGGCGCGACCGGACACTGCCCGCCCGGCTGCGCCGCGGGGTGGCTGGGACCATCGTGCCAAG AGCCAGACGACTGCGTGACGAACGAGTGCCTGAACGGCGCCACCTGTAACGACCTTCGTGACGCCTACAACTGCAGCTGTCCCATCGGCTGGATAGGGCGCTTCTGTGAGACCATGACGC CGGAGCCGTGCCGTGACCTGAAGCCGTGCGAGAACGGCGCTACCTGCGTGGCTCTGAGTGAGGAGGAGTACCGATGCGACTGCGCAGAAACCTACGAGGGACAACACTGCGAGGTGCAGAACCTGCCTG AGGAGGCCGGTTCTCCTGTCGGGGCTATTGTGGGCGCTCTCGTGGCCGTGCTGCTTATCGGCGGGATAGCAGGAGCGGCGTACTACTTCCTCAAG GTGAAGAAGAGCAAGGGGAACGAAGGAAGGGTCTCACCTGAAGCACAGGCAGAGAGCGACGAGGAGTAA